Proteins co-encoded in one Acidithiobacillus caldus ATCC 51756 genomic window:
- a CDS encoding universal stress protein: protein MFHRILLAADGSAASEAAVHEAFQLAQHSSEALHIVTVVDVYGAYYATPESIRFLQAEGHKLLQDLQTRAQSKGISVQTRLLETDVGGKHISDILLAEAERVQAQLIVVGSHGWRGMRKLLIGSVAQAVCQQAHCSVLVARS from the coding sequence ATGTTCCATAGAATCCTTTTGGCCGCGGACGGTAGCGCTGCCTCCGAGGCAGCGGTACACGAGGCCTTTCAGCTGGCACAGCATTCCTCCGAAGCACTGCATATCGTCACCGTCGTCGATGTCTATGGTGCCTATTATGCCACACCCGAATCCATACGGTTTCTGCAAGCTGAAGGGCACAAGCTTTTGCAAGATCTGCAAACGCGCGCCCAGTCCAAGGGTATCTCCGTGCAGACGCGCCTGCTGGAAACGGACGTCGGTGGCAAGCACATCAGCGATATCCTCCTCGCCGAAGCTGAACGCGTCCAGGCCCAGCTCATCGTTGTCGGAAGTCATGGTTGGCGGGGCATGCGCAAGCTGCTCATCGGTAGTGTCGCCCAGGCGGTCTGTCAGCAGGCGCACTGTTCCGTACTCGTTGCCCGCTCATGA
- the purC gene encoding phosphoribosylaminoimidazolesuccinocarboxamide synthase, translating to MSDVPAALYEGKAKIVYPGEDADTLVLFFKDDTSAFDGEKREQLARKGEINNAFNAYIQTYLQEHGVPTHFLRRLDARRSLVRRLDMIPVESVLRNRAAGSLCRRLGVEEGRLLEPPVLEFFLKNDALHDPMINRSHIRTFGYAHAEEVERMEYWTLRVNALLRERFAQVGLILVDFKLEFGRFAGEIFLGDEFSPDGCRLWDVQSQEKMDKDRFRRGLGGVVEAYIEVARRLGIATDA from the coding sequence ATGAGTGACGTTCCCGCGGCCCTCTACGAAGGTAAGGCCAAGATCGTTTATCCGGGCGAGGATGCCGATACCCTGGTGCTTTTTTTCAAGGACGACACCTCGGCCTTCGACGGCGAAAAACGCGAGCAGCTGGCGCGCAAGGGCGAGATCAACAATGCGTTCAACGCCTATATCCAGACCTATCTGCAGGAGCATGGAGTTCCTACCCATTTCCTGCGGCGACTGGACGCGCGACGCAGCCTGGTGCGCCGTCTCGACATGATTCCGGTGGAATCGGTGCTGCGCAATCGCGCCGCCGGGTCCCTCTGCCGTCGTCTGGGCGTCGAGGAGGGGCGGTTGCTGGAGCCGCCAGTGCTGGAGTTTTTCCTCAAGAACGATGCCCTGCACGATCCCATGATCAATCGCTCGCACATACGTACCTTCGGCTATGCCCACGCCGAGGAAGTGGAGCGCATGGAGTATTGGACATTGCGGGTCAACGCGCTCTTGCGCGAACGATTCGCCCAGGTTGGCCTCATCCTGGTGGATTTCAAGCTGGAGTTTGGTCGCTTCGCTGGTGAGATTTTCCTGGGCGATGAATTTAGCCCAGACGGCTGTCGGCTATGGGACGTGCAAAGCCAGGAAAAAATGGACAAGGATCGTTTCCGCCGTGGTCTCGGCGGTGTGGTCGAGGCCTACATCGAGGTGGCGCGCCGGCTCGGTATTGCCACGGACGCCTAG
- a CDS encoding DHA2 family efflux MFS transporter permease subunit, which yields MSAAEAGVLPDDRDQNAPVPHRLAITVAVMTAIIMNVLDITIVNVALPHMEGSLRANSNQITWALTTYMLAMVIVTPLTGLLVERFGQRRLILASVAGFLVCSALSGQSHSLPEIVLWRFFQGVFGASLVPVGQAILVESYPRSQRGIAMATLGMGTMLGPILGPVLGGYITEDLSWRWCFYVNLPIGAIALILLFFYAPDFGHSEHPRPLDWQGLLWLTLGLGSLQLILSLGDQDDWFSSRFIVATAVVAALGSLLFVVHSLSVRSPVVDLRLLADRSLTMGSIGIGLFGLALYGTMVVLPIYLQNYMGYEPQTAGLVMAPQGIGSWISMWAAGRLLNRGASPRLMIIAGVFLGSLGTWLSLHYNLDISPAWIVWPGVIRGLGLGLISIPLFTLAFTTLSKANTPAGSGIFNLMRNLGGSVGIAIVSTILTEQAQVAWNQMGGHISAFAPAVRHYLDAVGLVQGPLAWHLLGMELERHAAMRGILDAFAFLLVSFLAVLLIALFMPSTDPGPGKSPPL from the coding sequence ATGAGTGCGGCCGAGGCGGGTGTCCTCCCGGATGATCGGGACCAGAACGCACCCGTTCCGCACCGCCTGGCCATCACGGTGGCGGTTATGACCGCCATCATCATGAATGTCCTGGACATTACCATCGTCAATGTGGCCTTGCCGCACATGGAAGGTTCCCTGCGCGCCAACAGCAACCAGATAACCTGGGCGTTGACGACCTACATGCTGGCTATGGTCATCGTCACGCCGCTGACGGGGCTGTTGGTGGAGCGCTTCGGGCAGAGGCGGCTGATCCTGGCGAGTGTTGCCGGTTTTCTCGTATGTTCGGCCTTGAGCGGGCAGTCCCACAGTCTCCCGGAGATCGTCCTGTGGCGCTTTTTTCAGGGGGTTTTTGGCGCGTCTCTGGTGCCTGTGGGGCAGGCCATTTTGGTGGAGAGCTATCCGCGTTCCCAAAGGGGCATCGCCATGGCCACTCTGGGCATGGGAACCATGCTCGGCCCCATTCTCGGGCCGGTGCTGGGAGGCTATATCACAGAAGACCTGTCCTGGCGCTGGTGCTTCTACGTCAATCTTCCCATTGGGGCCATCGCCCTGATCCTGCTGTTTTTTTATGCTCCGGATTTTGGCCACAGCGAGCACCCGCGGCCCTTGGACTGGCAGGGACTGTTGTGGCTGACCCTGGGACTGGGTAGCTTGCAGTTGATCCTGAGCCTGGGCGATCAAGACGACTGGTTCAGCTCCCGCTTCATCGTCGCAACGGCAGTGGTTGCGGCCCTCGGTTCTCTGCTCTTTGTCGTGCACAGCCTCTCCGTGCGTAGCCCCGTCGTGGACCTGCGCCTCCTGGCCGATCGCTCCCTCACCATGGGCAGCATCGGCATCGGGCTTTTCGGGCTTGCCCTCTACGGTACCATGGTGGTGTTGCCCATTTATTTGCAGAATTACATGGGCTACGAGCCGCAGACTGCCGGACTCGTCATGGCGCCCCAGGGTATTGGGTCGTGGATCTCCATGTGGGCTGCAGGACGCTTGCTGAACCGCGGTGCCAGTCCGCGTCTGATGATCATCGCCGGAGTATTCCTGGGCAGCCTTGGCACCTGGTTGAGCCTGCACTACAACCTCGACATCAGCCCCGCCTGGATCGTCTGGCCTGGGGTCATTCGTGGTCTGGGCTTGGGTCTAATCTCCATCCCGCTGTTCACCCTGGCTTTTACTACTTTGAGCAAGGCGAATACGCCAGCGGGCTCGGGTATTTTCAATTTGATGCGTAATCTGGGAGGCTCGGTAGGCATCGCCATCGTCTCTACCATCCTTACGGAGCAAGCCCAGGTAGCGTGGAACCAGATGGGTGGGCATATTTCTGCATTCGCTCCCGCTGTTCGCCACTACCTCGATGCGGTGGGCCTGGTTCAAGGGCCTTTAGCCTGGCACCTCCTGGGCATGGAACTGGAACGTCATGCGGCCATGCGCGGTATTCTCGACGCTTTTGCGTTTTTGTTGGTCAGTTTTCTGGCGGTTTTGCTCATCGCGCTCTTCATGCCCAGTACCGATCCTGGCCCCGGGAAAAGCCCGCCGCTTTGA
- the purL gene encoding phosphoribosylformylglycinamidine synthase, with protein sequence MASESLHRYQVLRGPRALSAFRCAAVLRRLRAAGLPVAGISAQFVHLVQSLGPLTAEEQERLEALLVYDEEFPALPDAAAREVCVVPRLGTISPWSTKATEIAHSCGLLSVVRIERGRAWFLQMEGDAHAPMALDAALVLLHDPMTESVLPDWNQPEQIFQHPAPRPLQRIPLHRDGMAALQAANARLGLALNTAEMEYLAQIFAGRAEDPSDAEIMMFAQANSEHCRHKIFNAEFVIDGVAAEQSLFAMIRETHRLHPKGTLSAYKDNAAVMEAAAAGTYFHAGTDGVYTERSEAGAILMKVETHNHPTAISPFPGAATGSGGEIRDEGATGRGGKPKMGLSGFSVSHLRIPGFTHHWERDYGRPARIRSSLDILLEGPIGAAAFNNEFGRAATAGYLRVFEADFGGLHWGYHKPIMLAGGLGQIRPSLIHKESLPIGAKILVIGGPAMLIGLGGGAASSQASGSSSEALDFASVQRGNPEMQRRAQEVIERCIAMGKDSPILSIHDVGAGGLANAIPELLHDGGRGGYLQLRLVPNEDPAMSPMEIWCNEAQERYVLAVAPKHLPTFLDLCARERCPVAVLGEATKAQELRVDDHFFANTPIRMDLGALLACPPRMRRETARCAREGSELSLYGLTLSAAARAVLAHPTVASKEFLITIADRSVGGLIVRDPMVGPWQVPVADCAVSVADFRSRFGEAMAVGERAPVALLDGPASGRLAVAEALTNLFAADVRELGDVKLSANWMAAVNEPGEDAKLFDTVRAVALELCPQLNLSIPVGKDSLSMQTSWTEGGQDKKVVAPLSLVVTAFAPVGDVEATWTPELQAEADTELWLMELGRGRLGASILAEILGEVGREPADLDDPRKLRGAFDCLRRWRAEGLVLAYHDRSDGGLWATLCEMSFASRLGIRAHLPEHADAWAWLFAEEPGFVVQVRQRDGQRLRAIAEELGLGRQLQHIGAVLRESWELQILAANTPVLRESAADLLKLWAEPSYRMQALRDDPDCAAEAFAEVATIQPPLFSTGVRSGQRAPDLRIGTRPRVAILREEGVNGHLEMAAAFHRAGFEAVDVHMSDLLAGRARITDFPLFAACGGFSYGDVLGAGAGWAKSIRFHPELRRQFADFFADSGRLALGVCNGCQMLAQLRDLIPGAEHWPVFRRNRSEQFEARLAMVEVLDSPSPFFAGLAGMQAPIVVSHGEGRAEFAPGARPEEQIVLRYVDAHGRPAQHYPANPNGSDGAVTGLCNADGRVTILMPHPERTQRRLNMSWCPDEWPRETPWMELFHNAHRALR encoded by the coding sequence ATGGCCTCGGAATCCTTGCACCGCTACCAGGTCTTACGGGGGCCCCGCGCGCTGTCGGCCTTCCGCTGCGCAGCGGTCCTGCGGCGCCTGCGCGCGGCAGGTCTACCCGTCGCCGGGATCTCGGCTCAGTTTGTCCACCTCGTGCAGAGCCTGGGCCCCCTGACTGCGGAGGAGCAGGAACGACTCGAGGCCTTGCTGGTCTACGACGAGGAGTTCCCGGCCCTGCCCGATGCCGCTGCCCGCGAGGTCTGCGTCGTACCCCGTCTCGGAACCATTTCCCCCTGGTCCACGAAGGCGACGGAAATTGCCCATTCCTGTGGCCTGTTGAGTGTCGTGCGCATCGAGCGTGGCCGCGCCTGGTTCCTGCAGATGGAAGGGGATGCCCACGCGCCAATGGCGTTGGATGCAGCGCTGGTCCTGCTGCATGACCCCATGACCGAATCGGTTTTGCCCGACTGGAACCAGCCTGAACAGATCTTCCAGCATCCGGCGCCGAGGCCCTTGCAGCGCATTCCACTGCACCGCGACGGCATGGCGGCGTTGCAGGCGGCCAATGCGCGCCTCGGCCTGGCCCTCAATACGGCGGAGATGGAGTACCTGGCGCAGATCTTTGCCGGGCGTGCGGAGGACCCCAGCGACGCCGAGATCATGATGTTTGCCCAGGCGAATTCCGAGCATTGCCGCCACAAGATCTTCAATGCCGAATTCGTCATCGATGGGGTCGCTGCTGAGCAAAGTCTCTTCGCCATGATCCGGGAGACCCACCGCCTACACCCCAAGGGAACCTTGTCGGCCTACAAGGACAATGCCGCGGTGATGGAAGCGGCCGCCGCTGGCACCTACTTTCACGCCGGTACCGATGGGGTCTACACGGAACGGAGCGAGGCCGGTGCCATCCTGATGAAGGTCGAAACCCACAACCACCCCACGGCCATTTCGCCTTTTCCCGGTGCCGCCACGGGCAGCGGCGGCGAGATCCGCGACGAGGGAGCCACCGGGCGTGGGGGCAAGCCCAAGATGGGGCTCTCGGGTTTTTCCGTATCGCATCTACGCATCCCGGGTTTCACACACCACTGGGAAAGAGACTACGGGCGACCGGCGCGGATTCGCTCCAGCCTGGATATCCTGCTGGAAGGCCCCATTGGCGCCGCCGCCTTCAACAACGAATTCGGCCGCGCCGCCACGGCCGGATATCTGCGCGTGTTCGAGGCGGATTTCGGCGGCCTGCACTGGGGTTATCACAAACCCATCATGCTCGCCGGGGGTCTTGGACAGATCCGTCCCAGCCTGATCCACAAGGAATCCTTGCCCATTGGCGCCAAGATCCTGGTCATCGGTGGACCGGCCATGCTCATCGGTCTGGGTGGCGGTGCCGCTTCCAGTCAGGCCAGTGGCAGCAGTTCCGAGGCCCTGGACTTTGCCTCGGTACAGCGGGGAAACCCGGAAATGCAGCGGCGTGCCCAGGAGGTCATCGAGCGTTGCATTGCCATGGGCAAGGATTCCCCCATTCTGTCCATCCACGATGTCGGTGCTGGCGGCCTTGCCAATGCCATTCCGGAGCTGCTGCACGATGGCGGGCGCGGCGGTTACCTGCAGTTGCGACTGGTGCCCAACGAGGACCCCGCCATGTCGCCCATGGAAATCTGGTGTAATGAGGCCCAGGAACGCTACGTTCTGGCCGTGGCGCCGAAGCACTTGCCCACGTTTCTCGACCTCTGCGCGCGCGAGCGCTGCCCGGTGGCGGTGCTGGGTGAGGCCACCAAGGCCCAGGAACTGCGGGTGGACGACCATTTTTTTGCCAACACGCCCATCCGCATGGATCTGGGCGCCTTGCTGGCCTGCCCCCCGCGCATGCGCCGCGAGACCGCACGATGTGCGCGCGAGGGAAGCGAACTCAGCCTGTACGGCCTGACCCTGAGTGCCGCCGCGCGTGCGGTGCTGGCGCATCCGACGGTGGCAAGCAAGGAGTTTCTCATCACCATTGCTGATCGCAGTGTCGGTGGGCTTATCGTCCGTGATCCCATGGTGGGGCCATGGCAGGTACCGGTGGCCGACTGCGCGGTCTCCGTCGCCGATTTTCGCTCCCGGTTTGGCGAGGCCATGGCCGTGGGGGAGCGGGCGCCCGTTGCCCTGCTGGATGGTCCGGCCAGCGGCCGTCTGGCGGTGGCCGAGGCCCTCACCAACCTTTTTGCCGCCGATGTTCGCGAGCTTGGGGATGTGAAGCTCTCGGCCAACTGGATGGCGGCGGTGAACGAGCCGGGAGAGGATGCCAAGCTCTTTGACACCGTACGTGCCGTGGCTCTGGAACTCTGCCCGCAGCTGAATCTCAGCATTCCCGTGGGCAAGGACTCCCTGTCCATGCAGACGAGCTGGACGGAGGGCGGGCAAGACAAGAAGGTGGTGGCCCCCCTGAGTCTGGTGGTCACCGCCTTCGCGCCGGTGGGGGACGTCGAGGCGACCTGGACCCCGGAACTGCAGGCCGAGGCGGATACGGAACTCTGGCTCATGGAACTGGGACGCGGGCGCCTGGGGGCCAGCATTCTCGCCGAGATCCTGGGCGAGGTGGGGCGTGAGCCCGCCGACCTGGACGATCCGCGAAAGCTGCGAGGGGCCTTTGATTGCCTGCGCCGCTGGCGTGCCGAGGGACTGGTCCTGGCCTATCACGACCGGAGCGACGGCGGACTCTGGGCGACCCTCTGCGAGATGTCCTTCGCCAGTCGCCTGGGTATACGTGCCCATCTTCCGGAGCATGCCGACGCCTGGGCCTGGCTTTTTGCCGAAGAGCCCGGCTTTGTGGTGCAGGTGCGTCAACGCGATGGACAGCGTCTGCGTGCCATTGCCGAGGAACTTGGCCTCGGGCGTCAACTTCAGCATATCGGTGCGGTACTGCGCGAGTCCTGGGAGTTGCAGATCCTGGCCGCGAACACGCCCGTGCTTCGCGAATCGGCAGCGGATTTGCTGAAGCTTTGGGCCGAACCCAGCTATCGTATGCAGGCCCTGCGTGACGATCCCGATTGTGCTGCTGAGGCCTTTGCGGAAGTGGCGACCATCCAGCCGCCGCTTTTTTCCACTGGAGTGCGCAGTGGCCAGCGGGCCCCGGACCTACGAATCGGCACGCGGCCACGGGTGGCCATCCTGCGGGAGGAAGGCGTCAACGGCCATTTGGAGATGGCGGCGGCCTTCCACCGCGCCGGTTTCGAGGCCGTCGACGTGCACATGAGCGATCTCCTCGCCGGAAGGGCGCGCATCACGGACTTCCCGCTTTTTGCCGCCTGTGGCGGGTTCTCCTACGGAGACGTGCTCGGGGCTGGGGCAGGCTGGGCCAAGTCCATCCGTTTTCACCCGGAATTGCGTCGCCAGTTTGCCGACTTCTTTGCCGACTCCGGGCGCCTCGCCCTGGGGGTGTGCAACGGCTGCCAGATGCTCGCGCAGCTGCGCGACCTCATTCCCGGCGCCGAGCATTGGCCCGTGTTTCGGCGTAATCGTTCGGAGCAGTTCGAGGCCCGTCTTGCCATGGTGGAGGTGCTGGATTCGCCCTCGCCCTTCTTTGCCGGTCTTGCGGGCATGCAGGCACCCATCGTCGTCTCCCACGGCGAGGGACGGGCCGAGTTTGCGCCGGGGGCGCGGCCGGAAGAGCAGATCGTACTGCGCTACGTCGACGCCCATGGTCGTCCTGCCCAGCACTATCCTGCCAATCCCAACGGTTCAGACGGTGCCGTCACGGGCCTCTGCAATGCCGATGGACGAGTGACCATCCTCATGCCGCATCCGGAGCGTACTCAGCGTCGCCTCAACATGAGCTGGTGTCCGGACGAGTGGCCCCGTGAGACCCCGTGGATGGAGCTTTTCCACAACGCACACCGGGCGCTGCGTTAG
- a CDS encoding efflux RND transporter periplasmic adaptor subunit yields the protein MASRKKTIAGLLLAAVLVGALIFWLTQRTTAPSNRLTIYGNIDIRQVQTAFDDNGRVQRLLVQEGDRVRAGQLLAEIDPVRFADAVARDEAAVAAQEQVVAKLLAGTRPEEIAEARAELAAAAASLHNAELVWQRQKALAADHYVPRQSLDNAAAALKSARANYERSRQALTLAVRGPRKEDIAAARAQLAADRAALSLAQRQLQDTKLRAPADAVVQDRIVEMGDMVSPNTPVFSLALDNPVWVRAYLPEKALGKVRLGMRAEIQSDSFPGQSFRGWVGFISPTAEFTPKTVQTPELRTELVYRVRVYACNSQHRLRLGMPVTVQIPLTNNSPESLGEHPCDHDH from the coding sequence ATGGCCAGTCGGAAAAAAACCATCGCGGGGTTGCTGCTCGCTGCCGTGCTCGTGGGGGCGCTCATCTTCTGGCTCACGCAGCGAACGACTGCACCCAGCAACCGCCTGACCATTTACGGCAACATCGATATTCGCCAGGTGCAGACGGCTTTCGACGATAACGGGCGCGTGCAGCGCTTGCTGGTGCAGGAGGGTGATCGGGTAAGAGCGGGGCAGCTTTTGGCCGAGATCGACCCCGTGCGCTTTGCCGACGCCGTGGCGCGGGACGAGGCGGCGGTGGCAGCGCAGGAGCAGGTCGTTGCCAAGCTCCTGGCCGGTACGCGACCGGAGGAGATTGCTGAGGCACGCGCTGAACTGGCCGCTGCCGCAGCAAGCCTGCATAACGCCGAGCTCGTCTGGCAACGGCAGAAGGCGCTGGCGGCGGACCACTACGTACCGAGACAAAGCCTCGACAACGCGGCGGCCGCCTTGAAGAGTGCCCGTGCCAACTATGAGCGCAGCCGCCAGGCGCTGACCCTGGCCGTCCGCGGACCGCGCAAGGAGGACATCGCCGCCGCCCGGGCGCAGCTTGCCGCCGATCGTGCTGCTCTGTCCCTGGCCCAACGGCAACTGCAAGATACCAAGCTCCGTGCCCCCGCCGATGCCGTTGTTCAGGACCGCATCGTCGAAATGGGCGATATGGTTTCGCCAAACACACCGGTATTCAGTCTGGCTCTGGACAACCCGGTCTGGGTGCGGGCCTATTTGCCGGAAAAGGCCCTGGGCAAGGTACGTCTTGGCATGCGCGCGGAGATCCAGAGTGACTCTTTTCCGGGTCAGTCTTTCCGCGGTTGGGTGGGTTTCATATCTCCCACGGCGGAATTTACGCCAAAGACCGTGCAGACACCGGAATTGCGTACGGAGCTCGTATATCGGGTGCGCGTCTACGCCTGTAACTCTCAGCATCGCCTACGCCTGGGGATGCCGGTAACGGTGCAGATTCCACTTACGAACAATTCGCCGGAATCCCTGGGCGAGCATCCTTGTGACCACGACCACTGA
- a CDS encoding APC family permease — MVTQQHNIHAVSSREVWGHAVANITPSAMAAVTVALVAIHGGAFTWLAYLVTGLLMLGVAWQMGILARHFPSGASLFSYLAHGLHPVAGLVAGFSMILGYGGALLAAPLLGGLFFAEALRLVIPAPLFATEILVALALAGISWHLARRGAELSTRWGLWIELFSLACILLLAFWVLWRFGLRDPAQTDWGQWQMKPFLQALVLSLLAYGGFETAGNLVGDARRPQSIPRIMLSSVFLVGGFFVFMAYVETLAFAHLGQTLAYSNAPLSHIARDLGLPELAIASDLAMFAAAFSASIATFNSISRIFAGMAERGVLPRPLARRHPRHATPSVALAFLAAIVLAGITTVALTHIRVLSLVDVFGTFTGLSFVLLYSLANLAATRYLFRSGNPWSWLSLGLALITIPFLLAVLWGTVSPWPGGGVGLAVLAFAATVAGSLTVGIVWARKAPQRLRRVLAMEPS; from the coding sequence TTGGTCACGCAACAACACAACATTCACGCCGTCAGCAGTCGCGAGGTCTGGGGACACGCGGTCGCCAACATCACTCCCTCGGCCATGGCAGCGGTCACCGTCGCTCTGGTGGCCATTCACGGCGGCGCTTTCACCTGGCTTGCCTACCTGGTCACTGGCCTCTTGATGCTTGGTGTGGCGTGGCAGATGGGCATCCTTGCCCGTCATTTCCCCTCGGGAGCCTCACTTTTCTCCTATCTTGCCCACGGTCTGCATCCCGTGGCCGGGCTCGTGGCCGGTTTCAGCATGATCCTTGGCTACGGCGGCGCGTTGCTGGCGGCCCCCCTTTTGGGCGGTCTCTTTTTTGCCGAGGCCTTGCGGCTGGTCATTCCCGCACCCCTTTTCGCTACGGAGATACTGGTCGCACTGGCCCTTGCCGGGATTTCCTGGCATCTGGCGCGTCGGGGTGCGGAGCTCTCCACCCGCTGGGGATTGTGGATCGAGCTGTTTTCCCTGGCCTGCATCCTGCTCCTGGCCTTCTGGGTATTGTGGCGCTTCGGTCTTCGCGACCCGGCGCAGACGGACTGGGGACAATGGCAGATGAAGCCCTTTCTGCAAGCCCTGGTCCTCTCCCTGCTGGCGTATGGCGGCTTCGAGACCGCCGGCAACCTGGTCGGGGACGCCCGCCGACCGCAGAGTATCCCCCGGATCATGCTCAGCAGCGTGTTCCTGGTGGGCGGTTTCTTTGTCTTCATGGCTTACGTGGAAACGCTGGCCTTCGCCCATCTGGGTCAGACCCTGGCATACAGCAACGCACCCTTATCCCACATCGCCCGCGATCTGGGTCTGCCGGAACTCGCCATCGCCAGCGACCTAGCCATGTTCGCCGCTGCTTTTTCCGCCAGCATCGCCACTTTCAACAGCATTTCCCGGATCTTCGCCGGCATGGCCGAACGCGGCGTCCTGCCCAGGCCACTGGCACGGCGGCATCCCCGCCATGCCACACCCAGCGTCGCCCTGGCCTTCCTCGCCGCAATCGTGCTCGCGGGTATCACCACGGTTGCCCTGACCCACATCCGGGTACTGAGCCTCGTGGATGTCTTTGGTACCTTCACCGGCCTCAGTTTCGTGCTGCTCTACAGCCTCGCCAACCTGGCCGCGACCCGATACCTCTTTCGCAGCGGCAACCCCTGGAGCTGGCTGAGCCTGGGTCTTGCGTTGATCACCATTCCCTTCCTGCTCGCTGTCCTCTGGGGAACCGTCTCGCCCTGGCCCGGTGGCGGCGTTGGCCTGGCGGTGCTGGCCTTTGCCGCCACCGTCGCCGGCAGCCTGACGGTGGGCATCGTCTGGGCGCGCAAGGCACCGCAGCGTTTGCGCCGGGTGCTGGCAATGGAACCTTCCTGA
- a CDS encoding ATP-binding cassette domain-containing protein, with protein sequence MTTTTEASSPLRLHAVVKTFARGRDVVRALDAVDVEIKAGKITGLLGPDGAGKTTLLRLAAGLLRPDSGMLTVLGRERGKDAGSLQQDIGYMPQRFGLYEDLSVQENLDLYSDLQGLDPGAARQRQEALLKLTALGPFGKRRAGDLSGGMKQKLGLACALLRAPQLLLLDEPTVGVDPIARRELWQIVDGLRRQGTTVLMSTSYFDEAERCDEILLLHAGKLLRQGPLASFTEPLRGRCFLVRNPSVRRRALREALQRRTGVADARITAAGIRVLSRNMQPPAAAPGEAWQSVDAGFEDAFVALLGEAEDRAAASEASIRGRVMAVPAEPAAVSAVEKDDVVVEVRDLHKCFGSFEAVKKCSFTVRRGEIFGLLGANGAGKTTTFRMLCGLLPATSGTLTVAGVDMRRATSAARARIGYVAQRFALYGNLSVDQNLVFFAAAYGLRGAVRRQKIEEARQAFQLTDYGKVNADGLPLGIKQRLALACALLHEPPILFLDEPTSGVDPLARREFWQRINALAAQGVTVLITTHFMDEAEYCDQLVLMSLGEILAKGSPADLRQQARTAEQPEPTMEEAFIRLIEEHERQIRRAS encoded by the coding sequence GTGACCACGACCACTGAAGCCTCCAGCCCCTTGCGGTTGCACGCCGTAGTCAAGACCTTTGCCCGCGGCAGGGATGTCGTGCGCGCTCTGGACGCCGTGGATGTCGAGATCAAGGCGGGAAAGATCACTGGGCTTTTGGGTCCCGATGGCGCCGGAAAGACCACTCTGCTGCGCTTGGCCGCCGGCCTGTTGCGACCGGACTCGGGCATGCTGACGGTACTGGGTCGGGAGCGCGGCAAAGACGCTGGCTCGCTTCAGCAAGATATTGGCTATATGCCGCAACGCTTTGGTCTTTATGAAGATCTCAGCGTGCAGGAAAACCTGGATCTCTATAGTGATCTACAGGGGCTAGACCCCGGAGCTGCTCGCCAAAGGCAGGAAGCATTGTTGAAACTCACGGCGCTCGGTCCCTTCGGCAAACGCCGCGCCGGTGACCTGTCCGGGGGCATGAAGCAGAAACTTGGCTTAGCCTGCGCATTGCTACGTGCGCCGCAGTTGCTGCTTCTGGATGAACCCACGGTAGGAGTCGATCCCATCGCCCGTCGTGAGCTCTGGCAGATCGTCGACGGGTTGCGCCGGCAGGGCACGACCGTGCTCATGAGCACATCCTATTTCGATGAGGCGGAACGCTGCGATGAGATCCTCCTCCTGCACGCTGGCAAGCTCCTGCGGCAGGGTCCTTTGGCGAGCTTTACCGAGCCGTTGCGCGGCCGCTGTTTTCTGGTACGCAATCCGTCGGTCCGTCGTCGTGCCCTGCGTGAGGCCCTGCAGCGCCGCACGGGGGTCGCGGACGCGCGGATTACGGCGGCTGGGATTCGGGTTCTCAGTCGTAATATGCAGCCGCCTGCGGCGGCGCCCGGGGAGGCGTGGCAAAGCGTAGACGCAGGCTTTGAGGATGCCTTTGTTGCCCTCCTGGGAGAAGCCGAGGATCGCGCTGCCGCAAGCGAAGCAAGCATTCGTGGTCGGGTGATGGCGGTACCCGCGGAGCCGGCCGCCGTTAGCGCGGTCGAGAAGGATGACGTGGTGGTGGAGGTGCGCGATCTGCATAAATGTTTTGGGAGTTTCGAGGCGGTAAAAAAATGCAGTTTCACGGTGCGCCGGGGTGAGATCTTTGGACTACTGGGAGCCAATGGCGCTGGCAAGACCACCACTTTCCGTATGCTCTGCGGTCTCTTGCCGGCCACCAGCGGTACCCTGACCGTGGCAGGCGTGGACATGCGTCGTGCCACGAGTGCCGCGCGTGCGCGTATCGGTTATGTGGCGCAAAGGTTTGCGTTGTATGGCAACCTCAGCGTCGACCAGAATCTCGTTTTCTTTGCCGCTGCCTATGGACTGCGCGGCGCGGTCCGGCGACAAAAGATCGAGGAAGCCCGCCAGGCCTTTCAGTTGACGGACTATGGTAAGGTCAACGCCGATGGTCTACCGCTGGGCATCAAGCAACGCTTGGCGCTGGCCTGTGCGCTCCTGCACGAGCCACCCATACTCTTTTTGGACGAACCCACCTCGGGCGTCGATCCTTTGGCTAGGCGGGAGTTCTGGCAGCGCATCAATGCCCTGGCGGCGCAGGGGGTGACTGTTCTGATCACCACCCATTTCATGGACGAGGCGGAATATTGCGACCAGTTGGTACTCATGTCCCTGGGGGAAATCCTGGCCAAGGGAAGCCCTGCCGATCTGCGTCAGCAGGCGCGTACGGCTGAGCAGCCGGAGCCTACCATGGAGGAGGCCTTCATCCGGCTCATCGAGGAGCACGAACGCCAGATCCGGAGAGCCTCATGA